A region from the Citrobacter koseri ATCC BAA-895 genome encodes:
- the hybA gene encoding hydrogenase 2 operon protein HybA, whose amino-acid sequence MNRRNFIKAASGGALLLGASPSISHAAAENRPPIPGSLGMLYDSTLCVGCQACVTKCQDINFPARNPEGAQTWSNNDKLSPYTNNIIQVWHSGSGVNKDQTENGYAYIKKQCMHCVDPNCVSVCPVSALKKDPKTGIVHYNKDVCTGCRYCMVACPYNVPKYDYNNPFGALHKCELCNQKGVERLDKGGLPGCVEVCPAGAVIFGTREELMAEAQKRLALKPGSEYHYPRQTLQTGDTYLHTVPKYYPHLYGEKEGGGTQVLVLTGVPYQNLDLPQLADLSTGARSEHIQHTLYKGMMLPLAVLAGLTVMVRRNTKNEHHDGGDDHES is encoded by the coding sequence GTGAACAGACGTAACTTTATTAAAGCAGCCTCTGGCGGGGCATTGCTGCTGGGCGCGTCGCCGTCCATCAGCCATGCGGCTGCGGAAAACCGTCCGCCTATCCCGGGTTCCCTGGGGATGCTGTATGACTCGACGCTGTGCGTGGGCTGTCAGGCGTGTGTGACCAAATGCCAGGATATCAACTTCCCGGCGCGTAACCCGGAAGGGGCGCAAACCTGGTCGAATAACGACAAGCTGTCTCCTTACACCAATAACATCATTCAGGTGTGGCATAGCGGAAGTGGCGTCAATAAAGATCAGACAGAGAACGGCTACGCGTACATTAAGAAACAGTGTATGCACTGCGTTGACCCTAACTGCGTCTCCGTTTGCCCGGTATCCGCGCTGAAGAAAGACCCGAAAACCGGCATCGTTCATTACAACAAAGACGTCTGTACCGGCTGTCGCTACTGCATGGTCGCCTGCCCGTACAACGTGCCGAAATACGACTACAACAACCCGTTTGGCGCGCTGCACAAGTGTGAACTGTGCAACCAGAAGGGCGTTGAACGCCTGGACAAAGGCGGTCTGCCGGGGTGCGTTGAGGTATGTCCGGCGGGCGCGGTGATTTTTGGTACGCGAGAAGAGCTAATGGCGGAGGCGCAAAAACGCCTGGCGCTGAAGCCTGGCAGCGAATACCACTATCCGCGCCAGACGTTGCAGACTGGCGATACGTATCTGCATACCGTACCGAAGTATTACCCGCATCTGTACGGTGAAAAAGAGGGCGGCGGCACGCAGGTGCTGGTGCTGACCGGCGTTCCTTACCAGAATCTGGATCTCCCTCAACTGGCCGATCTGTCAACTGGCGCGCGTTCTGAACACATTCAACACACCCTGTATAAAGGCATGATGCTGCCACTGGCTGTGCTGGCGGGCTTAACCGTGATGGTTCGTCGTAATACGAAAAACGAGCATCACGACGGAGGAGACGATCATGAGTCATGA
- the hybO gene encoding hydrogenase 2 small subunit, producing the protein MTGDNTLITSHGVNRRDFMKLCAALAATMGLSSKAAAEMAESVSRPQRPPVVWIGAQECTGCTESLLRATHPTVENLVLETISLEYHEVLSAAFGHQVEENKHNALEKYKGQYVLVVDGSIPLKDNGIYCMVAGEPIVDHIRKAAEGAAAIIAIGSCSAWGGVAAAGVNPTGAVGLQEVLPGKTVINIPGCPPNPHNFLATVAHIITYGKPPKLDAKNRPTFAYGRLIHEHCERRPHFDAGRFAKEFGDEGHREGWCLYHLGCKGPETYGNCSTLQFCDVGGVWPVAIGHPCYGCNEEGVGFHKGIHQLAHVENQTPRSEKPDVNLKEGGHISAGAVGLLGGVVGLVAGVSVMAVRELGRQQKKDNADSRGE; encoded by the coding sequence ATGACTGGAGATAATACTCTCATCACTTCTCACGGCGTTAATCGTCGTGATTTCATGAAGCTTTGTGCAGCACTGGCCGCAACCATGGGGCTCAGTAGCAAAGCCGCCGCAGAAATGGCCGAATCGGTTTCCCGTCCGCAGCGTCCGCCCGTCGTCTGGATCGGCGCTCAGGAATGTACGGGATGTACCGAATCGCTCCTTCGCGCGACCCACCCAACGGTAGAAAACCTCGTTCTGGAAACGATCTCTCTGGAGTACCACGAGGTCCTCTCCGCCGCCTTCGGCCATCAGGTTGAAGAGAACAAGCATAACGCTCTGGAGAAGTATAAAGGGCAGTATGTGTTGGTTGTCGATGGTTCCATCCCATTAAAAGATAACGGTATTTACTGCATGGTTGCCGGTGAGCCGATTGTGGATCACATCCGCAAGGCGGCGGAAGGCGCGGCGGCGATTATCGCGATCGGCTCCTGTTCCGCGTGGGGCGGCGTCGCTGCCGCTGGCGTGAACCCGACCGGCGCCGTCGGGTTGCAGGAAGTCCTGCCGGGCAAAACCGTTATCAATATCCCGGGCTGCCCGCCGAACCCGCATAACTTCCTGGCAACGGTTGCCCACATCATCACTTACGGTAAACCGCCGAAGCTGGATGCCAAAAACCGTCCAACCTTCGCCTATGGTCGTCTGATTCACGAACACTGCGAACGCCGCCCGCATTTTGACGCCGGTCGCTTCGCCAAAGAGTTCGGCGATGAAGGCCACCGTGAAGGCTGGTGCCTCTACCATCTGGGCTGTAAAGGGCCTGAAACCTACGGCAACTGTTCGACGTTGCAGTTCTGCGATGTCGGCGGCGTATGGCCGGTGGCGATTGGACACCCCTGCTACGGCTGTAACGAGGAAGGCGTTGGCTTTCATAAAGGCATCCACCAACTCGCCCATGTGGAAAATCAAACCCCGCGTTCCGAGAAGCCGGATGTCAACCTGAAAGAGGGTGGCCACATTTCCGCAGGCGCCGTTGGGCTGCTTGGCGGCGTGGTTGGGCTGGTTGCCGGTGTCAGCGTGATGGCGGTACGTGAACTGGGGCGTCAGCAGAAGAAAGATAACGCTGACTCACGGGGAGAATAA
- a CDS encoding DUF2623 family protein, producing the protein MDNHFGKGLMAGLNATCADSARNVAGFCSDYKRGFVLGFSHRMFEKTGDRQLSAWEAGILTRRYGLDKDMVMDFFRENQSNTTIRFFMAGYRLEN; encoded by the coding sequence ATGGACAATCATTTTGGTAAGGGCCTGATGGCCGGATTAAACGCAACGTGTGCCGATAGCGCGCGTAACGTGGCGGGTTTTTGTTCTGATTATAAGCGCGGATTCGTATTAGGATTTTCGCATCGCATGTTTGAAAAAACAGGCGATCGACAATTAAGCGCCTGGGAAGCGGGGATTCTGACGCGCCGTTATGGCCTGGACAAAGATATGGTGATGGACTTCTTTCGGGAGAATCAATCGAATACGACTATCCGGTTCTTTATGGCGGGTTATCGTCTCGAAAATTGA
- a CDS encoding methyl-accepting chemotaxis protein encodes MRLLQNFTIRIVMLTILGLFCLLWSGVGLFSVHALSKVAEGNDIDRHIVRQMTVLSQGNDQYFRFVTRLSRAMDVKIGGGTPDFVPVQQALDNMSKKLEEMKTLSPGPMDPEIAAAVLANWQALLDKGVAPQMQLAQQGTLTEFAEQANNVTPALSRAFGASAERFNSAAGTMLDSTRVMVDGKTSIIRTLIITAVILGIVILFFTDRYLVTMLVKPLARIRQQFRQIAQGDLSQPIEEFGRNCVGRLVPLLSAMQDSLREAVSSIRSGSDNIWRGATEISSGNNDLSSRTEEQAAALEETAASMEQLTATVKLNADNARQASQLADAASATAGKGGTLVSEVVETMDGISASSRQIAEITNVINSIAFQTNILALNAAVEAARAGEQGRGFAVVAGEVRNLASRSAGAAKEIETLIAESVRRVEQGAQLVQETGATMEAILRGVTEVTTIMKQIAAASEEQSKGISQVGVAITQMDSVTQQNAALVEQVSAAAAALERQTEELQRSVQQFRLSHNDAQISPAKTVSPASPRGASAAKSGDEWVAF; translated from the coding sequence ATGCGTTTGCTGCAAAACTTCACTATTCGTATTGTCATGCTGACAATATTGGGGCTCTTCTGTCTTCTTTGGTCGGGCGTTGGTTTATTCAGCGTCCATGCATTATCTAAAGTGGCGGAAGGGAATGATATCGATCGTCATATTGTGCGTCAGATGACGGTGCTAAGTCAGGGGAACGATCAGTATTTTCGTTTTGTCACGCGTTTAAGCCGTGCGATGGACGTTAAAATCGGCGGCGGTACGCCCGATTTTGTACCAGTACAGCAGGCGCTGGACAATATGAGCAAAAAGCTGGAAGAGATGAAAACGCTCTCTCCAGGGCCGATGGACCCGGAGATCGCCGCTGCGGTATTGGCAAACTGGCAGGCGTTGCTTGATAAGGGCGTCGCGCCGCAGATGCAACTGGCGCAGCAGGGTACGCTCACCGAATTTGCAGAACAGGCGAATAATGTCACCCCCGCCCTGAGCCGCGCCTTCGGCGCCAGCGCAGAACGTTTTAACAGCGCGGCCGGCACGATGCTGGACAGCACCCGCGTGATGGTGGACGGCAAAACGTCAATTATCCGCACCCTGATTATCACCGCCGTTATTCTGGGAATTGTGATTCTCTTCTTTACCGACCGTTACCTGGTCACGATGTTAGTGAAACCGCTGGCGCGCATTCGCCAACAGTTCCGCCAGATTGCGCAAGGCGATCTGAGCCAGCCGATTGAAGAGTTTGGCCGTAACTGTGTCGGTCGTCTGGTGCCGTTACTGAGCGCGATGCAGGATAGTCTGCGGGAAGCGGTCAGCTCGATTCGTTCAGGCAGTGACAATATCTGGCGCGGTGCGACAGAGATCTCCAGCGGCAATAACGATCTCTCTTCCCGTACGGAAGAGCAGGCGGCGGCGCTGGAAGAGACCGCTGCAAGCATGGAACAGCTCACCGCGACGGTGAAATTGAATGCGGATAATGCGCGCCAGGCCAGTCAGCTTGCTGATGCCGCTTCCGCGACGGCCGGAAAAGGCGGCACGCTGGTTTCTGAAGTGGTCGAGACGATGGACGGTATTTCAGCCAGCTCCAGACAGATCGCCGAAATTACGAATGTCATCAACAGTATTGCCTTCCAGACCAATATTCTGGCGCTGAACGCCGCCGTTGAAGCCGCCAGAGCCGGTGAACAGGGGCGTGGGTTTGCGGTCGTCGCCGGTGAAGTGCGTAATCTGGCCAGTCGTAGCGCCGGGGCCGCCAAAGAGATTGAAACGCTGATCGCTGAATCCGTGCGTCGTGTCGAGCAGGGTGCGCAGCTGGTGCAGGAGACGGGCGCGACAATGGAGGCCATTCTGCGCGGAGTAACTGAAGTCACCACCATCATGAAGCAGATCGCCGCCGCTTCCGAGGAACAAAGCAAAGGGATCTCTCAGGTTGGTGTGGCGATAACCCAGATGGACAGCGTGACCCAACAAAACGCCGCGCTGGTGGAGCAAGTTTCTGCGGCAGCGGCGGCGCTGGAACGGCAAACGGAAGAGCTGCAACGCTCTGTGCAACAGTTCCGCCTTTCTCATAATGACGCGCAAATCAGCCCGGCGAAAACGGTCTCTCCAGCCAGTCCGCGCGGGGCGTCTGCCGCGAAGTCAGGCGATGAATGGGTCGCCTTCTGA
- the yghX gene encoding YghX family hydrolase, with protein sequence MPRLTAKDFPQELLDYYDYYAHGKISKREFLNLAAKYAVGGVTALALFNLMKPNYALAVQVEFTDPDILPEYITYPSPNGHGEVRGYLVKPAKATGKTPAVVVVHENRGLNPYIEDVARRVAKAGYIALAPDGLSSVGGYPGNDDKGRELQQQVDPTKLMNDFFAAIEFMQRHPAASGKVAITGFCYGGGVSNAAAVAYPELACAVPFYGRQAPASDVPKINAPLLLHYAELDTSINEGWPAYETALKANNKVYEAYIYPGVNHGFHNDSTPRYDKAAADLAWARTLAWFEKYLQ encoded by the coding sequence ATGCCGCGTCTGACTGCCAAAGACTTTCCGCAGGAGTTGCTCGATTACTATGACTACTATGCACATGGAAAAATCTCTAAACGCGAGTTTCTTAACCTCGCGGCAAAGTATGCCGTCGGCGGCGTGACCGCGCTTGCGCTGTTTAATCTCATGAAGCCGAATTACGCGCTGGCGGTGCAGGTGGAATTTACCGACCCGGACATTTTGCCGGAATACATTACGTATCCGTCACCGAACGGGCATGGTGAGGTGCGCGGCTATCTGGTGAAACCGGCGAAGGCGACGGGGAAAACGCCTGCGGTCGTGGTCGTACACGAGAACAGGGGGCTGAATCCCTATATTGAGGATGTCGCACGACGCGTGGCGAAAGCGGGTTATATTGCGCTGGCGCCTGATGGATTAAGCTCGGTAGGCGGATACCCCGGTAATGACGATAAGGGCCGGGAATTACAGCAGCAGGTTGATCCCACAAAATTAATGAATGATTTCTTTGCCGCGATTGAGTTTATGCAGCGTCATCCGGCGGCCAGCGGAAAAGTGGCTATTACGGGATTCTGCTATGGCGGCGGCGTATCAAATGCGGCGGCGGTGGCCTATCCAGAACTGGCGTGCGCCGTTCCTTTTTATGGTCGTCAGGCTCCGGCGTCAGATGTACCTAAAATTAATGCGCCTTTATTATTACATTACGCCGAGTTAGATACCTCAATTAATGAAGGCTGGCCTGCCTACGAAACGGCGCTGAAGGCGAATAATAAAGTCTATGAAGCGTATATCTATCCTGGGGTGAATCATGGTTTTCATAATGATTCGACTCCCCGCTATGATAAGGCCGCAGCGGATCTGGCCTGGGCGCGCACTCTGGCCTGGTTTGAGAAATATTTACAATGA
- a CDS encoding aldo/keto reductase produces the protein MAWLANPERYEQMLYRYCGKSGLRLPALSLGLWHSFGHVQALDSQRALLRKAFDSGITHFDLANNYGPPPGSAEENFGRLLREDFAPYRDELIISTKAGYDMWPGPYGSGGSRKYLLASLDQSLKRMGLDYVDIFYSHRVDENTPMEETASALAQAVQSGKALYVGISSYSPERTQRMAELLREWKIPLLIHQPSYNLLNRWVDKSGLLDTLAANGMGCIAFTPLAQGLLTGKYLNGIPEGSRMQREGKKVRGLTENMLTEANLNSLRLLNEMAQRRGQSMAQMALSWLLKDNRVTSVLIGASRPEQLEENVQALSNLTFSADELAQIDKHVADGELNLWQASSDK, from the coding sequence ATGGCCTGGTTAGCCAACCCCGAACGTTATGAGCAGATGCTTTATCGCTACTGCGGTAAAAGCGGTTTGCGTTTACCCGCGCTATCGCTGGGTTTGTGGCACAGTTTCGGCCACGTTCAGGCGCTGGATTCACAGCGTGCGCTGCTGCGTAAAGCCTTTGATTCAGGCATCACCCATTTTGATTTAGCCAATAACTACGGCCCGCCGCCGGGAAGCGCAGAAGAGAACTTTGGCCGTTTGCTGCGGGAAGATTTTGCGCCGTATCGCGATGAGCTGATCATTTCCACCAAAGCGGGTTATGACATGTGGCCTGGGCCATACGGCTCCGGCGGGTCGCGTAAGTACCTGCTCGCCAGCCTCGATCAGAGCCTGAAGCGGATGGGGCTGGACTATGTCGATATCTTCTATTCCCACCGTGTCGATGAAAACACGCCGATGGAAGAGACCGCATCCGCGCTGGCGCAGGCGGTACAAAGCGGTAAGGCGCTTTACGTCGGCATCTCCTCCTATTCGCCTGAGCGAACTCAACGAATGGCAGAACTGCTGCGCGAATGGAAAATCCCGCTGCTGATTCATCAGCCGTCCTACAATCTGCTCAACCGCTGGGTGGATAAAAGCGGCCTGTTGGATACGCTGGCGGCCAACGGCATGGGTTGCATTGCGTTCACACCGCTGGCTCAGGGATTGTTAACCGGAAAATACTTAAACGGTATCCCGGAAGGTTCACGTATGCAGCGTGAAGGGAAAAAAGTTCGCGGTCTGACGGAGAATATGCTGACGGAAGCGAATCTGAACAGCCTGCGTTTACTCAATGAGATGGCGCAACGTCGCGGCCAGTCAATGGCGCAGATGGCGCTTAGCTGGCTGTTGAAAGATAATCGCGTGACGTCGGTGCTGATCGGCGCCAGTCGACCAGAGCAACTGGAAGAAAATGTGCAGGCGTTGTCGAACCTGACATTCAGCGCTGACGAGTTAGCGCAAATCGATAAACATGTCGCGGACGGCGAGCTGAACCTCTGGCAAGCCTCATCGGATAAATAA
- a CDS encoding ESA_00282 family adhesion-associated protein: MNSIFYSIITLLLLTGGVLFLMHEFNKQRSAEASNPVNQAEPLSKEEGEDHFSSLMNTITPVWYWRVNHEYIDFLHATIKRMTMAELNGTPGLFDAQRRCSDLNSAVYKYYDNIKKRCLNGEKVPHSDLDVLNLRQCFREFSLEAYPSLVALVWPEYQRPLIKPEEV; the protein is encoded by the coding sequence ATGAACAGCATTTTTTATTCTATTATCACTCTGCTATTACTCACTGGCGGCGTGCTTTTCTTGATGCACGAATTTAATAAACAGCGCTCTGCTGAGGCGTCTAATCCAGTAAATCAAGCGGAACCCTTGTCCAAAGAGGAGGGCGAAGATCATTTTTCGTCGCTCATGAATACTATTACACCGGTATGGTACTGGCGAGTCAATCACGAATATATTGATTTTCTTCACGCAACGATAAAGCGGATGACGATGGCGGAGCTAAATGGAACGCCGGGGTTATTTGATGCGCAGCGCCGTTGCAGCGATCTCAACTCTGCGGTCTATAAATATTATGACAACATTAAAAAGCGTTGTCTGAACGGGGAAAAGGTTCCGCATTCCGATCTGGATGTGCTTAACTTGCGGCAATGTTTCCGGGAATTTAGCCTGGAGGCGTATCCCTCCCTGGTTGCTCTGGTGTGGCCTGAATATCAGCGGCCGCTAATCAAACCGGAAGAGGTTTAA